In Phreatobacter stygius, a genomic segment contains:
- a CDS encoding creatininase family protein, which yields MKQDPLMAGTMAEMTGDAIKAAAARGALAILPVGVMECHGPHLPIGTDAFIAHALARLTAGYATAEGTEALVAPSFYWGINSVLAEFPGSFRIRPETAAMLLDDILGSLLANGFGQVLVVSHHGDLAHNEMIRDVLAARHARGDSGLRWLYAPFRWRMFARLGLTGAEPIWVPWEPGPDLENFRLTGVFGVHADEYETAAIVRYFPETVDYQALRHLPPTKLTRDDLPAWRNGGADARALTPDGYFGAPNPVDPDLWRHFDETARIMAEALVAGR from the coding sequence ATGAAACAGGATCCGCTGATGGCCGGGACCATGGCCGAAATGACCGGTGATGCCATCAAGGCGGCCGCCGCCCGCGGCGCCCTGGCGATCCTGCCGGTCGGCGTGATGGAATGCCACGGCCCGCATTTGCCCATCGGCACCGATGCCTTCATCGCCCACGCCCTGGCGCGCCTGACCGCCGGTTACGCGACAGCCGAGGGCACGGAAGCGCTGGTCGCACCATCCTTTTATTGGGGCATCAACAGCGTGCTGGCGGAGTTTCCCGGCAGTTTCCGCATCCGGCCGGAAACCGCCGCCATGCTGCTCGACGATATCCTCGGCTCGCTTCTGGCCAATGGCTTCGGCCAGGTGCTGGTCGTCAGCCACCATGGCGACCTCGCTCATAACGAGATGATCCGCGACGTGCTGGCGGCGCGCCATGCCCGGGGCGACAGCGGCCTTCGCTGGCTCTATGCGCCGTTCCGCTGGCGCATGTTCGCGCGGCTCGGGCTGACCGGCGCCGAGCCGATCTGGGTGCCCTGGGAGCCGGGGCCGGATCTGGAGAACTTCCGCCTGACCGGGGTCTTCGGCGTTCACGCCGACGAATATGAGACGGCGGCGATCGTCCGCTATTTCCCGGAGACCGTCGATTACCAGGCGCTGCGCCACCTGCCGCCGACCAAACTCACCCGCGACGACCTGCCGGCCTGGCGCAACGGCGGCGCCGATGCGCGCGCCTTGACGCCGGACGGCTATTTCGGCGCACCGAACCCGGTCGATCCGGATCTCTGGCGCCACTTCGACGAGACGGCCAGGATCATGGCGGAGGCGCTGGTGGCGGGGAGATGA
- a CDS encoding branched-chain amino acid ABC transporter permease, with protein MNASGLLTVLVDGIAYGMLLFLFSIGLSITLGLMRFINLAHGAFAMGGGYVLVVLVGMAGLPFLLALPVAFVAAGLLGAALELTVIRHVYRKSELQQVLFSIGLAFAAGAIANILFGPQQQPIPLPGWATHMVTVLGIAISGYRLFVMGCGLVALGLLIALFNHTLFGARVRAAVDKRVTAEGIGINVGRLFAAAFSLGAAFAGLGGALAVGFLGLDPSFPLKYLVIVLMVVAIGGPGSISGSFVAALFLGVADALFKYWLPEVGGFVIYAILVAVMIVLPKGLAGKPA; from the coding sequence ATGAATGCCTCCGGCCTTCTGACCGTCCTGGTCGACGGCATCGCCTATGGCATGCTGCTGTTCCTGTTCTCCATCGGCCTGTCGATCACCCTTGGCCTGATGCGCTTCATCAACCTCGCCCATGGCGCCTTCGCCATGGGCGGCGGCTATGTGCTGGTGGTGCTGGTCGGCATGGCCGGCCTGCCCTTCCTTCTGGCCTTGCCGGTCGCCTTCGTCGCGGCCGGCCTGCTCGGCGCGGCGCTCGAGCTGACCGTCATCCGGCACGTCTACCGGAAATCCGAACTGCAGCAGGTGCTGTTCTCGATCGGGCTTGCCTTCGCCGCCGGCGCCATCGCCAACATCCTGTTCGGGCCGCAGCAGCAGCCGATCCCCCTGCCCGGCTGGGCGACCCATATGGTCACCGTCCTCGGCATCGCCATTTCCGGCTATCGGCTCTTCGTCATGGGTTGCGGCCTGGTGGCGCTCGGCCTGCTCATCGCCCTGTTCAACCACACCCTGTTCGGTGCGCGGGTCCGGGCGGCGGTCGACAAGCGGGTGACCGCCGAGGGCATCGGCATCAATGTCGGCCGGCTGTTCGCCGCCGCCTTCAGCCTGGGCGCGGCTTTCGCCGGGCTCGGCGGGGCGCTGGCCGTCGGTTTCCTCGGCCTCGATCCGAGCTTCCCGCTGAAATACCTGGTCATCGTGCTGATGGTCGTGGCGATCGGCGGGCCGGGATCGATCTCCGGCTCGTTCGTCGCCGCCCTGTTCCTCGGGGTCGCCGATGCCCTGTTCAAATATTGGCTGCCCGAGGTTGGCGGTTTCGTCATCTACGCCATCCTGGTCGCGGTGATGATCGTCCTGCCCAAGGGCCTTGCGGGGAAACCGGCATGA
- a CDS encoding cytochrome P450, with protein sequence MSTAPRVDIDMAAFWSDPYPALARLRREAPIAFVPQLGGTVFAKRDDIFVCEKQIDVFSSHQPEGLMNRLMGHNMMRKDGEAHMAERKAIFPTVSPKTVKNHWTAQFQAHANRILDELDPAGRIDFCRDFALPFSAECLKSMTGLTHMRFEDMDSWSQAMIDGIANYAGNPEVEARCRAATAGIDAAIDAMLPVLDKAPDQSLISVQLAAGLPMESVRANVKLAISGGQNEPRDAIAGTVWALLTHPDQLELARTGAVSWLQVFEEYARWISPIGMSPRRIAKPWTIGDIAFQRDDRIFFMFSSANRDEGYFDRAEQFDVRRDSSKSIAFGAGPHFCAGAWASRAMIAEVALPTVFARLKGLRIVGDEPVRIGGWAFRGLLNLPVTWDAG encoded by the coding sequence GTGAGCACTGCCCCGCGTGTCGATATCGATATGGCCGCCTTCTGGAGCGATCCCTATCCGGCTCTGGCACGGCTGCGCCGGGAGGCGCCGATCGCCTTCGTGCCGCAGCTCGGCGGCACGGTGTTCGCCAAGCGCGACGACATCTTCGTCTGCGAGAAGCAGATCGACGTCTTCAGCTCGCACCAGCCGGAGGGGCTGATGAACCGGCTGATGGGCCACAACATGATGCGCAAGGACGGCGAGGCGCATATGGCCGAGCGCAAGGCGATCTTTCCGACGGTCTCGCCGAAGACCGTCAAGAACCACTGGACCGCCCAGTTCCAGGCCCATGCGAACCGTATTCTCGACGAGCTGGATCCGGCGGGCCGGATCGATTTCTGCCGGGATTTCGCGTTGCCGTTCTCGGCCGAATGCCTGAAGTCGATGACCGGCCTGACCCATATGCGCTTCGAGGATATGGACTCCTGGTCGCAGGCGATGATCGACGGCATCGCGAATTATGCCGGCAACCCCGAGGTCGAGGCGCGCTGCCGGGCGGCGACGGCGGGCATCGATGCGGCGATCGACGCCATGTTGCCGGTGCTCGACAAGGCGCCCGACCAGAGCCTGATCAGCGTCCAGCTGGCGGCGGGGCTGCCGATGGAGAGCGTCAGGGCCAATGTGAAGCTTGCCATCAGCGGCGGCCAGAACGAGCCGCGCGACGCCATTGCCGGCACGGTCTGGGCGCTGCTCACCCATCCCGACCAGCTCGAGCTGGCGCGGACCGGGGCGGTGTCCTGGCTGCAGGTGTTCGAGGAATATGCCCGCTGGATCTCGCCGATCGGCATGTCGCCGCGCCGGATCGCCAAGCCCTGGACGATCGGCGACATCGCCTTCCAGCGGGATGACCGGATCTTCTTCATGTTCAGCTCGGCCAATCGCGACGAGGGCTATTTCGACCGCGCCGAGCAGTTCGACGTCAGGCGCGATTCATCCAAGAGCATCGCCTTCGGCGCCGGCCCGCATTTCTGCGCCGGCGCCTGGGCCTCGCGGGCGATGATCGCCGAGGTCGCGCTGCCGACCGTGTTCGCCCGGCTGAAGGGGTTGCGGATCGTCGGGGACGAACCGGTGCGCATCGGCGGCTGGGCGTTCCGGGGGCTGTTGAACCTGCCGGTGACGTGGGATGCGGGGTAG
- a CDS encoding ABC transporter ATP-binding protein yields the protein MSPALEVHDLTLRFANFVAVNKVSMTVETGSRQAIIGPNGAGKTSLVHALTGAIPSSAGTVSICGIDATRLSQAARVHHGLARTFQINQLFTGLTVLENVLMAILERDGRASIFWRSVAAERVAIDEAKALLELVGLGPQAGARVNALPYGMRRLIEIAIALATRPKVLILDEPAAGVPTTQSEAIFERIAALPRDLTLLFIEHDMNLVFRFAEKITVLVAGEVLTEGPPAAISADERVREVYLGRRGHHAAA from the coding sequence ATGAGCCCAGCCCTCGAAGTCCATGACCTGACGCTGCGCTTCGCCAATTTCGTCGCGGTCAACAAGGTCTCCATGACGGTTGAGACCGGCAGCCGCCAGGCGATCATCGGCCCGAACGGCGCCGGCAAGACCTCGCTTGTCCACGCCCTGACCGGCGCCATCCCGAGCAGTGCCGGCACGGTCAGCATCTGCGGCATCGACGCGACCCGACTGTCGCAGGCGGCCCGGGTTCACCACGGCCTGGCGCGCACCTTCCAGATCAACCAGCTGTTCACCGGCCTGACGGTTCTGGAGAACGTCCTGATGGCGATCCTCGAGCGCGACGGCCGGGCGAGCATCTTCTGGCGCTCGGTCGCGGCCGAACGCGTGGCGATCGACGAGGCCAAGGCGCTGCTGGAGCTCGTCGGCCTCGGGCCGCAGGCGGGCGCCCGCGTCAATGCCTTGCCCTATGGCATGCGCCGGCTGATCGAGATCGCCATTGCGCTGGCGACCAGGCCGAAAGTGCTCATTCTCGACGAGCCGGCGGCCGGCGTGCCGACCACCCAGAGCGAAGCGATCTTCGAGCGCATCGCCGCCTTGCCGCGCGACCTGACGCTCTTGTTCATCGAGCACGACATGAACCTGGTGTTTCGCTTCGCCGAAAAGATCACCGTGCTGGTGGCCGGCGAGGTCCTGACCGAGGGACCGCCCGCGGCGATCTCGGCCGACGAGCGGGTGCGCGAAGTCTATCTCGGACGCCGGGGGCACCATGCCGCTGCTTGA
- a CDS encoding ABC transporter ATP-binding protein — MPLLEIENLASGYGDAVVIEDISLAIDEQEGLAVLGRNGVGKTTLMLSIMGHAAQMSGALRWNGTDVSGLPAYARARLGLGWVPQERDIFPSLTVEENLLIAGRPGRFRLADIYGLFPRLSERRLNMGDKLSGGEQQMLAIGRTLMTNPKLLLLDEPFEGLAPVIVEELERTLQRLRRDEGFATVIVEQRAEDALRLSDRAIVLDRGRIVLSGQSSELLADFDRVQQWIAV; from the coding sequence ATGCCGCTGCTTGAGATCGAGAACCTCGCCTCGGGTTATGGCGATGCCGTCGTCATCGAGGACATCAGCCTTGCCATCGACGAACAGGAGGGCCTTGCCGTGCTTGGCCGCAACGGCGTCGGCAAGACCACGCTGATGCTGAGCATCATGGGCCATGCCGCGCAGATGAGCGGCGCGCTGCGCTGGAACGGCACCGACGTCTCCGGCCTGCCGGCCTATGCCCGCGCCCGCCTCGGGCTTGGCTGGGTGCCGCAGGAGCGCGATATCTTCCCCTCGCTGACGGTCGAGGAAAACCTCCTGATCGCCGGCCGCCCGGGGCGCTTCCGGCTTGCCGACATCTATGGCCTGTTTCCAAGGCTGAGCGAGCGCCGCCTCAACATGGGCGACAAGCTCTCCGGCGGCGAGCAGCAAATGCTCGCCATTGGCCGGACGCTGATGACCAATCCGAAACTCCTGCTGCTCGACGAACCCTTCGAGGGCCTCGCCCCGGTCATCGTCGAGGAGCTCGAACGGACCCTGCAGCGGCTGCGCCGCGACGAAGGTTTTGCCACCGTCATCGTCGAGCAGCGCGCCGAGGATGCGCTGCGGCTGAGCGACCGGGCGATCGTGCTCGACCGCGGGCGCATCGTGCTGTCGGGCCAATCCAGCGAACTGCTCGCCGATTTCGACCGCGTCCAGCAATGGATCGCGGTCTGA
- a CDS encoding IS4 family transposase, with amino-acid sequence MRLTRLLRNPAVTVEEMAATAQERTAERCIGRPVLAIQDTTSIKSSGGGGLMLHAMIAVDAEDGAILGLAHAQFMSRDKGLRGERKSRPLAAKESRRWLEGGEDAARIGALARSVTVIADREGDIFEAFARRPKDIELLVRAAQDRSLGDGGLLFATVDALPEAGRTLLDLPAKPGRKARQARLAVRFMAAQLARPKAGTPGLEALPASVGMTLVDIREVDPPAGEPAVHWRLLISRAVRDITEALAVAELYRRRWAIEQLFRTLKTQGYDIEGLRIAEDVPRLKLVMAALVAAVSVQQLVHARDGASPQTPLRPLTDAFQPEDQPLLEALSAKLEGKTQRQKNPHPKGSLAFAAWVCARLGGWTGYYGKPGPMVMLQGWLSFYDAKQGWDALAQAKDV; translated from the coding sequence ATGCGCCTGACCCGTTTGCTGCGCAATCCGGCGGTGACGGTCGAAGAGATGGCGGCGACGGCGCAAGAGCGCACGGCGGAACGGTGTATCGGCCGGCCGGTGCTGGCGATCCAGGACACCACCAGCATCAAGTCGAGCGGCGGCGGTGGGCTTATGTTGCATGCGATGATCGCGGTGGATGCCGAGGACGGCGCCATCCTGGGGTTGGCGCATGCTCAATTCATGAGCCGCGACAAAGGCTTGCGTGGGGAGCGGAAATCCCGCCCATTGGCGGCGAAAGAGAGCCGGCGCTGGCTGGAAGGGGGCGAAGACGCGGCCAGGATCGGGGCGCTGGCTCGTAGCGTGACGGTGATCGCCGATCGCGAGGGCGATATCTTCGAGGCCTTTGCACGACGCCCGAAGGACATCGAGCTTCTGGTCAGGGCGGCCCAAGATCGCAGCCTCGGCGATGGCGGTCTGCTGTTTGCCACCGTGGATGCCTTGCCTGAGGCCGGCCGGACCCTGCTGGACCTGCCGGCCAAGCCCGGCCGCAAGGCGCGCCAGGCGCGACTGGCGGTCCGCTTCATGGCGGCGCAATTGGCACGTCCCAAGGCCGGCACACCAGGACTTGAGGCCCTGCCGGCGAGCGTCGGCATGACGCTGGTCGATATCCGCGAAGTCGATCCACCGGCGGGCGAGCCGGCGGTTCACTGGCGGCTCTTGATCTCGCGCGCGGTCCGCGACATCACCGAAGCCCTGGCGGTGGCCGAGCTCTACCGGCGTCGTTGGGCCATCGAGCAGTTGTTCCGCACCCTGAAGACCCAGGGCTACGACATCGAAGGCCTGCGCATCGCCGAGGATGTGCCCCGTCTCAAGCTGGTCATGGCAGCGCTGGTGGCCGCGGTCAGCGTCCAGCAACTCGTCCATGCTCGTGACGGCGCATCGCCTCAGACCCCGCTCAGGCCGCTCACCGATGCCTTCCAGCCGGAAGATCAGCCCTTGCTCGAGGCGCTCTCGGCCAAGCTGGAGGGCAAGACCCAGCGGCAGAAGAATCCACACCCCAAGGGCTCGCTCGCCTTTGCCGCCTGGGTTTGCGCAAGGCTCGGTGGCTGGACCGGATATTACGGCAAGCCTGGCCCGATGGTCATGCTACAGGGCTGGCTATCCTTCTACGATGCCAAGCAGGGATGGGACGCTCTCGCCCAGGCAAAAGATGTGTGA
- a CDS encoding branched-chain amino acid ABC transporter permease: MTASAPIRLALPVLIAIAMACYLAFPDYLGLMASILIVAAFALSYDLLQGYAGIVSLGHAVFFGIGAYTVAVLGSHGISEPLVTLAAALVVSGAVAGLLARIVVVGNDFTRLLVTLGVDFLFHEAANKMRWLTGGADGLSSFEVGPIAGLFAFDFRGQTAFFYALGVLVLIYLAVWRITTSPFGLALRGIRDNARRMHAVGAPVARHMAVTYVLSGAIAGMAGALLAQTSNFASLDMLGFERSAEAVMMTAIGGTGSIPGVVLGATLFTWLKDALSALSPKYWHLGLGIVLMASVFVLPEGLAGLPARLGRLLRRPR; encoded by the coding sequence ATGACGGCTTCAGCCCCCATCCGGCTCGCCCTGCCGGTGCTCATTGCCATCGCCATGGCCTGTTACCTGGCCTTTCCGGACTATCTCGGCCTGATGGCCAGCATCCTGATCGTCGCGGCCTTCGCGCTCTCCTACGACCTGCTGCAGGGTTATGCCGGCATCGTGTCGCTCGGCCACGCCGTATTCTTCGGCATCGGCGCCTATACGGTGGCGGTGCTCGGCAGCCACGGCATTTCCGAGCCGCTCGTGACGCTTGCCGCGGCGCTGGTCGTCAGCGGAGCGGTGGCCGGATTGCTCGCCCGCATCGTCGTGGTCGGCAATGATTTCACCCGGCTTCTGGTGACGCTCGGCGTCGATTTCCTGTTTCACGAGGCGGCCAACAAGATGCGCTGGCTGACCGGCGGCGCCGATGGCCTGTCGAGCTTCGAGGTGGGCCCGATCGCCGGCCTTTTCGCCTTCGATTTCCGTGGGCAGACGGCGTTCTTTTATGCGCTCGGCGTCCTGGTCCTGATCTACCTGGCGGTCTGGCGGATCACCACCTCGCCCTTCGGCCTGGCGCTCCGCGGCATCCGGGACAATGCCCGCCGCATGCATGCGGTCGGCGCGCCCGTCGCCAGGCACATGGCGGTGACCTATGTGCTGTCGGGCGCCATCGCCGGCATGGCCGGCGCGCTTCTGGCCCAGACCAGCAATTTCGCCTCGCTCGACATGCTCGGCTTCGAGCGCTCCGCCGAGGCGGTCATGATGACTGCCATTGGCGGCACCGGCAGCATTCCCGGCGTGGTTCTGGGGGCGACCCTGTTCACCTGGCTGAAGGATGCCTTGTCGGCCCTCAGTCCGAAATATTGGCACCTGGGACTGGGCATCGTGCTGATGGCTTCGGTCTTCGTGCTGCCCGAAGGCCTTGCCGGCCTGCCGGCCAGGCTCGGCCGCCTGCTGCGGAGGCCCCGATGA
- a CDS encoding gallate dioxygenase — MARIIGGIGMSHVPTIGVAYDKQKWDNPAWAPLFEGAKPAFDWLAAKKPDVLVFLYNDHLNAFFYDLYPTFAIGVAPEHDVADEGAGRRPLPMLPGHTAFATHLAEQVINDEFDLAVFHDRPLDHGVFSPLPLLWPHEGGWPGAVVPIMVNVVRYPLPTAMRCFKLGQALRRAIHSYPEDITVAVVGTGGLSHQIHGERTGHNDTDWDMRFLDLIERDPLELARMRHVDYVRLGGAESAEVIMWLTMRGALSDDITKIHQSYYLATTTAMTTLVFEENQVHRPGLTEIQAGNPQIEGIEAIEGTYPFDIRTGVEKVRLNRFFWAMRTPEARAAFKADEAAACRDAGLTSEETGLVARRDWIGLIRMGANFFVLEKFARLVGETNLEVYAEMRGETFEQFLATRQVPDAR; from the coding sequence ATGGCGAGAATTATCGGCGGCATCGGAATGTCGCATGTCCCGACGATCGGCGTCGCCTATGACAAGCAGAAATGGGACAACCCGGCCTGGGCACCGCTGTTTGAAGGTGCCAAGCCGGCTTTCGACTGGCTCGCCGCCAAGAAGCCCGATGTGCTCGTCTTCCTCTATAACGACCATCTCAACGCCTTCTTCTACGATCTCTACCCGACCTTCGCGATCGGGGTTGCCCCCGAGCACGACGTCGCCGACGAGGGCGCCGGGCGCCGGCCGCTGCCCATGCTGCCGGGACACACGGCCTTTGCCACCCACCTCGCCGAGCAGGTGATCAACGACGAATTCGACCTGGCGGTGTTCCACGACCGCCCGCTCGACCACGGGGTGTTCTCGCCGCTGCCGCTCCTGTGGCCGCACGAGGGCGGCTGGCCGGGCGCGGTGGTGCCGATCATGGTCAATGTCGTGCGCTATCCGCTGCCGACCGCCATGCGCTGCTTCAAGCTCGGCCAGGCGCTGCGCCGGGCCATCCACTCCTACCCCGAGGACATCACGGTCGCCGTCGTCGGCACCGGCGGCCTGTCGCATCAGATCCACGGCGAGCGCACTGGCCACAACGATACCGACTGGGACATGCGCTTCCTCGACCTGATCGAGCGCGATCCGCTGGAACTCGCTCGCATGCGCCATGTCGACTATGTCCGCCTCGGCGGCGCCGAAAGCGCCGAGGTCATCATGTGGCTGACCATGCGCGGCGCGCTCAGCGACGACATCACCAAGATCCACCAGAGCTATTATCTCGCGACGACCACAGCCATGACCACGCTGGTCTTCGAGGAGAACCAGGTGCACCGGCCGGGCCTGACCGAGATCCAGGCCGGCAACCCGCAGATCGAAGGCATCGAGGCGATCGAGGGCACCTATCCCTTCGACATCCGCACCGGCGTGGAGAAGGTCCGCCTCAACCGCTTCTTCTGGGCCATGCGGACGCCCGAAGCGCGCGCCGCCTTCAAGGCCGACGAGGCCGCGGCCTGCCGGGACGCCGGGCTGACATCAGAGGAAACCGGCCTGGTCGCCAGGCGCGACTGGATCGGCCTCATCCGCATGGGCGCGAACTTCTTCGTGCTGGAGAAATTCGCCCGCCTGGTCGGCGAAACCAACCTCGAGGTCTATGCCGAAATGCGTGGCGAGACCTTCGAGCAGTTCCTGGCCACGCGCCAGGTGCCCGACGCCCGTTAG
- a CDS encoding ABC transporter substrate-binding protein, which translates to MARLTMPPAAIRRRTFLSLAPAVAAGAAGFPRALFASGAPVTVGVILPLSGAFADQGSHYEVGMRLFQEMNGTRAAGREVRLVIRDDQGPGSGDLARRLTQELILRERANIILGYSFTPNAMSAAGLLTEAKVPGIIVNAATSVLTQRSDYFTRISVTMSQVAHSLGTWAAGNGIKTVYTIVSDYAPGLDAEKWFVKGFTDGGGTILRSDRTPLAAMEYVPFLQRAIEAKPDAVFAFNPGGDVSIAFIKQAGERLKGTGIKLLVTGDVVDDNLLPAMGDAIQDVISAWHYQIDVDNAANRRFLAAFRAKFGANAVPSYRVVQGYDGMALIYQTLDKTGGRTEGDVFMAALKGARLDSPRGPVLIDPATREIVENIYIRRSAFANGVGVNTTFATIEAVRDPAK; encoded by the coding sequence ATGGCCCGTCTCACCATGCCGCCCGCCGCGATCCGGCGGAGGACTTTTCTTAGCCTCGCCCCGGCTGTCGCCGCCGGCGCGGCCGGCTTCCCGAGGGCCCTCTTCGCCTCCGGCGCTCCGGTCACCGTCGGCGTGATCCTGCCGCTGTCGGGCGCCTTTGCCGACCAGGGCAGCCATTACGAAGTCGGCATGCGGCTGTTCCAGGAGATGAACGGCACCAGGGCTGCCGGCCGCGAGGTCAGGCTGGTGATCCGCGACGACCAGGGCCCGGGATCGGGCGACCTGGCGCGCCGCCTGACCCAGGAGCTGATCCTGCGCGAGCGCGCCAATATCATCCTCGGCTACAGCTTCACGCCCAATGCCATGTCGGCCGCGGGCCTTTTGACCGAAGCCAAGGTGCCGGGCATCATCGTCAATGCCGCGACCTCGGTATTGACCCAGCGCTCGGACTATTTCACCCGCATCTCGGTGACCATGTCGCAGGTCGCCCACAGTCTCGGGACATGGGCCGCCGGCAACGGCATCAAGACGGTCTATACCATCGTCTCCGACTACGCCCCGGGCCTCGATGCCGAGAAATGGTTCGTCAAGGGCTTCACCGATGGCGGCGGCACCATCCTGCGCAGCGACCGCACGCCGCTGGCGGCAATGGAATATGTGCCGTTCCTGCAGCGCGCGATCGAAGCGAAACCCGACGCGGTCTTCGCCTTCAATCCCGGCGGCGACGTCTCGATCGCCTTCATCAAACAGGCCGGCGAGCGGCTGAAAGGCACCGGCATCAAGCTTCTGGTCACCGGCGACGTCGTCGACGACAACCTGCTGCCGGCGATGGGCGACGCCATCCAGGACGTGATCTCGGCCTGGCACTACCAGATCGACGTGGACAATGCGGCGAACAGGCGCTTCCTCGCGGCGTTCCGGGCGAAATTCGGCGCCAATGCGGTGCCGAGCTACCGGGTCGTGCAAGGCTATGACGGCATGGCGCTGATCTACCAGACGCTGGACAAGACCGGCGGGCGAACCGAAGGCGACGTCTTCATGGCGGCGTTGAAGGGCGCCAGGCTCGACAGCCCGCGCGGTCCCGTGCTGATCGATCCGGCCACCCGCGAGATCGTCGAGAACATCTATATCCGGCGCAGCGCGTTTGCCAACGGCGTTGGCGTCAACACCACGTTCGCGACCATCGAGGCCGTCAGAGATCCGGCAAAATGA